From Mastacembelus armatus chromosome 9, fMasArm1.2, whole genome shotgun sequence:
CTATCAATACCTCTTTGATTTTACAGCCTCCCCAAATCTCTGCTGACCTGGTGGACAAACTGGAGCGTCTAGCCTTGGTTGATTTCCGCACCAAACAAGGACTGGCCTGTCTGGAGAAAGCTATACAATTTGCAGATCAGCTTCATGTTGTTGACACGTCAGGGGTTGAACCGATGGATTCAGTTCTGGAGGACAGGTATGATACAGTTATAAAGAcagcttttttttccatgtggGCCTTTGGTCACAGTTGTAATAAAATGGtatgtgaaagaaaacaactgcaggTCAGTGTTCATTCTTGTGAAACTTATTGTATGAATGTGATGTTATCTATGCACGCTCAGGACATTATACCTACGGGATGACACGGTGACGGAGGGCGACTGTGCTGAAGAGCTGCTTAGACTCTCCAAAAACACAGTTGAAGAATATTTTGTGGCACcaccaggtaaaaaaaaaactgaatacatttcatttgaaacCAAAGTGTTGATTATAATGACTGTACATTATTCAGATGATGAATAAAGTTAACTGTGTACCTTTTCatcctgttttgtctgtaaCTTTGAGGATCCTTAAGTAATATTTATTTCTTACAACAGGAAACATTCCTTTACCAAAGAGGGAGGAAAGGGCTGCCATGCTGAAACACTCCGAGTTCTGATGTTTAtaaatgtgtctttatttttattggtaTGCTTTAGGTGTCTATGAAGAAATAAAGTATGCACCAGCTGGCTGAGGTACTTTGCTGTTTATCCACAGCCACAAACTACTTTCAGAAACTTGTCCAGTACACAGTAGGTTTCTCATTCCTGTTCCTGGGATgggaaacataaaaaaataccaGTCATTTACATACATCCTCATTCTGCAGTTTCTTTTGATACTTAACtgaatttagtttttgttttcactatCGTTTTATCAAAAACAAAGGAGCAGCATGTTGGGACAGGCAGTGAGTAAAGATATGAAATACAATTGTAGTatattgttttgatttgtgatGTACATGCTTTTTCATACTTATTTAACTACAAATATATGTgtacttatttttttctgttttgtttttatgttttaaaaagtagaaatgGCCCAAAATCGACTTTGACCCGTGTGTCAGCTAGAGTTCATGTGATGAAATGATTTTGCATTCCATCTCTAGAAGTAGACAGTCCTGCTTTGACCTTATATAACAATGTAAAAGTCTATTGTGAGGTTGCTATTGATTGTAAACAACAGAACGGCAGTGTATTCTCTGACTCACCAGTGTGTTAAAACAGGATTATTAGGTGATAAATTCATAAACACGCCTCAGGGCACTGTTTCTAATGATCAAAACATGACGTGCAGTCACGTTAGGAGAATGGAAACTGAAAGTTATTGCACGTAGGGAAAACGAATctgaagagaagaggagggtgTTTGTCAGCTGGTGCAGCCTGTATATAAATTGTGGTCAGCTCAAACCTCAGGCACAGCTGTTGTTCAGCATCATCTGAAGAAGATTTTACGGAAGAGTTTGCAGTCTGATCTCAAAAGGTAAGAAACCGTCTTTGTCAGCGCTGTTATTGCAATGAAATCCACTACCTGTCAGATGTTTGGACACACGTTCTCTCTCAACTCATTGTCCAAAGTTTTGTTCGTTAAATTCGTTGCATAACATGTTTTTGTAGTTTAGACAAAACTCTAAAAATGTATTGAATTGCCTTTCAGACAATGTCCAACATGGAAATAATCATCACTAAGCTGGATGGGTCTTCACAAACACTCAGTGTTAGCCCACAGGACACAGTGGGGTATCTGAAGAAACTCCTCCAAGCCACCGTGAACGAGCCTCCTGAGAGGCTGAAGCTCATCTTTGACAACGGCCGGAGGACCGAGCTCAGCGACGACTCCAAGCCCATCGGCTCCTACGGACTACAGCATGGCTCCAGGGTGTCTCTGCTGATCACCAAGCCGGCTACCATCGAGGTCTTCTTGAGAAAACCTAACGGGGGCACAAGCACGTATGACATCAAAGCCGATGACACTGTGGATAACTTCAAGCGCAGGGTCGAGTCCAGAGAGGGGGTGGCGGTCAGTCAGCAGCGGCTCATCAACGAAGGACGGGAGATGATGGGCGGAAAACTTTCTGACTATAACGTCCGCATGCACAGCACCATCGACCTGGTTCTACGTCtgagaggaggctgaggacaCTAATATGTAATAAAGTAATATCCATTccaatattaatataaatatgaatattaaatagcctagtgttttttatttatgtttagacttcttattttccttttacaCTAGTTGAGAAAAAcaatttattgtttgattaAATGCAAATCTCCAATTTGCTGAACATCAGGTAAATGTTTTGGCCTTGCAGAtatgttatacaaataaaaccttttacaattttattttggtaaatacatttttattatctcAATCAcacagtgttaaaaaataaagtccaTTTTCAAATCACAGGTCTGGTGTCATTTCCTGTCCTTGTTTTTAAGCTCAGAGGTGGAGCTGTTTCCTGCACAGACCACAATCTTCAAAAATGACTGTCTCACTGTCTACAAGATGTTGGCagtggttttaaaaatatttatgaatttattaTGTTCTGTTATTACAAAACAGTCATATCATTGCCATCTGTTATAATGGCCTCAATTCATTGTAAAATAGTTAATGAGAAGAACCAATTTGTGGAAATTATTGTCCAGGTTAGAAACAGGTTTATGGTCTGGTTGTGCAAAAGCTGTGAAGTTTCCTCAGGCCTTGTTCTCCATGAAAACCTTGGGAAGCCTCATTTCCTCACAGATGCAAGGTAGGCATACCAAAATAAGGCGATCATGTTGGCGAACAGCACTCGGAACTATAAGCAAAAATACACAGCAACATAAACGGAGAAAAACATTACGAGCAGTGTCTCTATGTGACTCATCAGTAATTCAATGGCAGAATTCAAGTAAAACGCATACCTGAACAGGCACGAAGTTGACATTGATGAATGTGAAGGGAGTCCAAGCTTTCCAGTTCATCTTTAAAGCAGTCCAGTAActtcttctcatcttttttcCAAAATCTTCAAACCCTTTAgcctgaaaatgaaatatatttaggtCTATTTTGCAAATTTGCACTTTTTCctgtatattaaaaaacacTATAGCATTAAATATTGCATGTAATAGACAAACATACAGACATGAACTGAATAGGCTACTACTGTCATATCAGTAGGGGAGTAAATCATATTTTAAGGGGTATACAACCAAAATACAGCAAGTGTGGTTACTGAGACAGATCCGAAACCAGGGCCTTAAAAAGTCAGGAATCTCACAtctgctgcagcacattttatcaccatttttaaatctgcatttttttttgggCCCAGCATTTACGGAAGAGCATAAATCATCCATTTTTtccgttatctatacctgcttattcctaaccagggtcacaggggaaGCAAAAATCAAATCATTGTAATTCTACATGAATGAGATGATCTGGAGGGCCAGTTATCAAGATGACCTACCTCCAGGATGTTCATGACGAAGTAGAAAATGAGCAGAAAGCCTGGGGCAAAAATAAGGCGATCCAGTAGCAGACGTTTGACTATACAGTATGGGTCAGTGGTGGGCATCCACACCTCCATCAACTGGTAAAAGTAATGACTCACTGGTCCTGTAATAAACAAGCTGCAACAGGAAGCAGGTCATAATGAAAACtaccaaaaatgtaaaaacattaatattgcatattttacagtgacaaAGCATTACATTCTTGtaactttgttttctgtctttataaAGTCTTACCCAAAAATGGCATAACGTGTAGCTCCGGCCATATCAATCTCATTGACCAGGGCTCCATTTTTGGCCTTTTTTCTTGCCTCCACAAACTGAGACAGAAGATTTCCTAAAG
This genomic window contains:
- the gatc gene encoding glutamyl-tRNA(Gln) amidotransferase subunit C, mitochondrial; this translates as MSAFRLFATRAFCGVPVKSVRPSVNLVTNDEQLCLQSRFTAVTRLFSSRPHNSKVPQVATWEPVPQDQLPTPPQISADLVDKLERLALVDFRTKQGLACLEKAIQFADQLHVVDTSGVEPMDSVLEDRTLYLRDDTVTEGDCAEELLRLSKNTVEEYFVAPPGNIPLPKREERAAMLKHSEF
- the pxmp2 gene encoding peroxisomal membrane protein 2, which codes for MPVQSVPVRDASIHLRLLQQYLLLLKKYPILTKSVTSGILSALGNLLSQFVEARKKAKNGALVNEIDMAGATRYAIFGLFITGPVSHYFYQLMEVWMPTTDPYCIVKRLLLDRLIFAPGFLLIFYFVMNILEAKGFEDFGKKMRRSYWTALKMNWKAWTPFTFINVNFVPVQFRVLFANMIALFWYAYLASVRK
- the isg15 gene encoding ubiquitin-like protein ISG15 translates to MSNMEIIITKLDGSSQTLSVSPQDTVGYLKKLLQATVNEPPERLKLIFDNGRRTELSDDSKPIGSYGLQHGSRVSLLITKPATIEVFLRKPNGGTSTYDIKADDTVDNFKRRVESREGVAVSQQRLINEGREMMGGKLSDYNVRMHSTIDLVLRLRGG